CAATCTTCCCTCTCCCTCATCACACAATCTGCCTTGGAGGCAGCCCAGGGAAGCTCTGGCCAGATTAGACTGCAACAATTCCTGCTCAAAAgcagctgcttcctcctcctcctacatttcctcccttctcctgcaACACTCCCAACATGGGCAAAGTAGGGAGATAAAGCCTGGCTCTCTCCCTATGACTACCTCCATCCTATTAACCCTCTCTACTACAGGtacagaaggaaggaaatgaCTTTGATGTTTTGCCCCTGTTCCAGCCCCTGGGTACAACTGCTACATGTGTGGATCCTCTGCCCTGCTACATATACACATGTACTCACATCTACCCACAAACACCCACAGGCTTGCCCTTCACAGCTCCTCCCTCACCAAACCTCCGGAGCAAAGGTATCACCAGCACCAATAAGCAAGGAAacagccccttcccttccccttcctggctgcttctcctccaaggcaactgcttttccttttccccttttcctcacCCCTCTGCCCCCCACTCCCCAAGAGCATAGCGAGGGCAGGAGGGGAAGTGGAGGACTTCTTACCCCTGCTCCCCTCCGGAGGGGTCCCGCGTTGGGTTATCCGtatcctcagctgctcctggtTAGCAGCGCGGAGagggagggctgctggggcccaGCTGACTCCAGCCAGTTGCTCGCCAAGTGCTCTTATGTAATTACTGTCTTTTCCATCCTGCCTCCAAGGCCTTTGCGAGTGCCTCCCCCCGCTGCTCTGGCCCATGTCAGGCTTggctctccctccctccctccttccaccCACCTCGCACAGCATCATGATTTGCTCAGCTCAACAGCTGATTCCTTCTGGAAGCAAAGTTCAGGCCTTTGGCTACTGCTGTTTGCTACCCTTGGAAAGAGAGCTCACACGTGTTTCAAGAGCTGGGAAGTGATGGGCAGCACTGCTCTGAGCTCACCTGTTCTCCACCACTGCCTGACTACTGCTGGGTACCTGGGCCTTGCCCTTCCGTGGTGCCTGAAAACAGGGAGGGGGACATCTGAGACACAGAAAGGTGGCAGTGTGTTTTCAGGCTTCAGTACTTTGGGATGCCTTTGGTTTTCCCTGTAAGAGCAGCTGGCACTCTGTCATACTGAGATCACTGATCACCTCtggccaggctgcagagggagtctcttccaactcaaactgttctatgattctacgatgaGACATCTCTTCCCAACTGTGGACTCCATGGCTGTGCACAAGGCTTGTGTAACAGCCAGTCCTTGTTACTCAAGAGCACCAACCAACACAGCACGAAATTTCTGGCTTAGAATATCTTGTATGTCTCTGAGGACAGGCTACATTTCTCTCATaacttctgcccatgtgatgggagctgctgctgagtgtgAGGGCACTTCTGCCAGCAAGGATTTCTGCTGCTCAGCGGCCTGCACTGCCTCACATGGAGATCAAGGCctggcaaagctgctgcagtttggtttttttgctgtgcATTGCTGAAACGCCACGTGGCTGAGGAGCAGTTGGAAGAGCTGTCCACCTGTACTCATCGCTAGAGCAAAGCTATTGCTATAGACCTGGCAGACTTTGTCACTTAGCATGAAAGCATGAGCTCGTCTCCCACCTCCCCCTGAACCCCTGGCTGGTCCTGAGACATCACATATCTGCCAGATAGAGACAAACAGTGTACTGGAGACTAGCTGGCAAGCTGTTTCAGTAGGAGATGCCTTACAGCTAAGGTGTATCACCCAGCCTGCCTCTCTCCCCATGAGTAGCTTTTCCATCTTGAGCTTTTCCATCTCTCCTTGGGGCCTTGCTTGTGACATCACTGAGGTAAGAAACTGTGCCAGTATCCATCCCAAACTCTGGCGTGTGATTGCCAGCACAAACCCTACTGCAACCAGCAAGACTTTGCTGCCTTGTGAGCATCTTGGCCCAACAGCTTGGCTGGGTGGGAGATACCAGGTGATGCTGCAGCCTGTTTGaaacaaatcttaaaaataatcttCAGCCAAGCCTGCTTCTCTGCATCTGAATGCATCCGAATGCCTTCTCCTCCCATCCACTCCTATGTGTACTTGGGACATTTTACCCCTGTGCTGTCCTCTCCTACACACACTCCTATCCCTGCCCTGAGCAGTTATCAACAGTAGATCATTACTGAGGGCATCTCAACTCTCATGGGGAATGCTGTGAAAGGTGGACCGTGGTTAGAGCAATAAAATTTTCTGCAAGGGTACCAATGAGCTTTCTCACCAAAGAAGCAAGCAATTTGTGGCTAGAGGGGGGAAGCTGAATCTCACGGTCATCTTATCCTTTgggaatggtaggggctggaagggacctttagagatcatccagtccagccccctgctaaagtaggttcgtctagatcaagtcacacaggaatgtgtccaggtgggtttggaaacctccgtcacaggagactccacaccctccctgggcagcctgtgccagggctccctcacctgaacaccaAAGAAGTGCCTCCTCATCTTCAAGTGGAGcatcctgtgttccagcttgcacTCCTTACCCCCTGTTCTGTCACTGGGTACTACAGataaaagactggccccatcctctcagcatccaccctttaagtatttgtaagcattgataaggtcccccctcGGTAATCTCCatgctaaacagccccaggtctccagaggtgctccagtccccagatcatcttggtagcctgTCATAAatcagagagactctgtgagcTCTTTAACACCGCTGAAGAGCTTCCAGAAGCTCTTGGACACCGGTGGGTTCTGAAACAGAGCGGCTCCACCATCGCTTGGCAGCACTGTCCTGAGCCGAGGACCAGCCACCGGGACAAGAGCCCTGCCACATTCTGCGGCCGTTCGATCCAGCGCCAGGACGTTCCTCCCTCGGTCAGAAAGCGCTGGGCACAGGCGTTGCTCCACAGCGCAGAGCCggagctgcccagggccacAGCCCGGGCCGCGGCCTGCCCACCCGGCGGCCGGCCAGTGCCCCCTGCAGGGCGCGCCGGGCCGAGCAGCCCCCgctccgcgcccgccgccgccgccgccgcctgcaAATGGCGGGCAGCCGGGCCGCGCTGCAGCGGGACGGGCCGGCGGCAGGCCGCGACGCGGGTGGGCTCACCGGCCTTCCGCCTCTGCAAACACCCGCACGCAGCTCCGGTCACACACCCCGCGGTCGGGGCGTAAAGTTGCCCTTCCTTTGCAGGCTGCAGCGCGGGCTGGCTGCATTGATGCGCGGGGTCGGTGCGTGTTTGGGCATGACGTGGTGCAGAGCGCAGAGCCGGCTGCCGCTCATGTGCGTGCGTGTGGCGTTTGCATGTTTTATGCTTGGGAAGGCAAAGAACAGCAAGTTTTCACGAGCAAATATTTGCATGTTTTCCACTCGTTCGAGCAGATAACAGCGTTTCAATTCTCTCGTCGGATCCTCGGGAGAGCCAGGAGCATCTTCTTTTCAAGATGTTTCCCTTTCTCTTGTATCTCCCGGTCTCTTTTATCTACTGGCTGCCTTATTTCAACAACTACTTAACTGCTTCCTGCCCCCTCCTCACACCCCCCTTGTTCCACGGTCCCATACAACACCTAAAGCAGGACGTGGCCCGGATAGTTTTGCTGTTGACTGAGCTGAGCTGCCGTGTTTGTCTCCTGATGACAAATACAGTAGCTCCCTAACAACTGCTTCAAGTGATATTAAGTGTGGGTTGTGTTAGTAACAGCCTGGAAACACACCCTTGCCTCCCTGTGCTGGAACCTCTTCCCAAGTCACCATTCACTGCCCTTCCAGTTTCTGTCCCGAAGATCCTCTTCAGAGGGTCACGCTGAGTGGGTCCAAAGCTTCCTTGGACCACTGTTAGCCTGGCAGAAAGGTGCCTGGGTGTGCATATATGGTAGGACCGTGTGTGGGAAGGGTCATTTGCAAGGTCCATGTCATCTCTCAGGTTTAGCCCATGCCTGGGCTGTGTGTATGAAGGAGTATGTGCTGTGTTCTTGCGTTCGTGCTTAGACCAAGAGCTACGTGCATGTCTGGCTacgtgtgtgtctgtgtgggtgGCCACATATGGTTTCATGCACACATAGACACGCTTGAATCAAAGCACCCACAGACATGAATATGTGTAGATATTTATACACATTCACAGTCACGTGAACCCACCCATACACGCATGCAATCGCATAAATACTCATTTGCATGCACGTACACACATCGCAGACATACACCTCTCTCTATCTGCTCTTGTGCATATGAACTCTCCGAGCAGCTGGCAGAATGGGCTCTCCGTGTCCCTGACACCCTGCCTATGATCCAGCACTTACTGAGAAGAGGCATTGCACAACGCTGCTGAAACCATCGTGGCCCTTTCTAGCCTTGCAGCTCCAATCCCTACGTGATGCGAATAAAACCTTTTGTGCAGCACAGGGCTTGATGGAGCCCTTATCTCCCTGTCTCTGCACCCAGAATAGAAAAATCCATTTCTGTATCTGACTAGAACAAATCCCCCTGAACATGGCCAGAATTTCACTTAGCTGCTGCGCACGGTCCTCGTGGCCTCTGGGTTGCCCAGAGTCAACTTCACTGTCGTTAAGAGAGGAAGAGGGATCATGAGGGCAATTGAATTAATGctattaacacagaaaaaaaagctgggaATTCACCAGGAGGGAgacagagctgaggagagaggcagaggtcaggaggcagcagggtACCCTCTGTCATTCCAAAGGTCTGTTCCTATGAAAAAATATCAATGGTGATAGTTTGCAGAATGTTGTgatatttgttttctcctcatgaattttggaaaaaaaatccaaaaaacaacaaacctttTCCCTGCCCCAGTCTTATTTTCAATTCAtctccattttttcccccaatttgTCACTGAAAAATAGGATGCATCATAGGGGGGAGAGGAAAACAACACAGGAGAATATCATGCTTAtggcctttttcttttaaactcctGTTTAAACTACAGACCTCCAGTTTTTTGCAGGTCTCCCTGGaacatgtttgtttttccccagcagcaggctcccctgcagagctgcctcgCTAGTGGGCTCGGACTCCCGTGTATCAAAGTGATGTCTCCTTGGCGCACTTGCTTGGTGCTGGCATTGCAGTGCTTGAGCTCTTCAGAGGTGTAGGTATTTTAAGCAGCCAACCAGTTGGTGGAGTTTCTTGAGTGATGACTTGCAGCAGATGGAGCTGCAAAGGCGTGCAAAATGAAGTCGCAGCTCAGTTCGGTGGTGAAGGAGAACATCTCTTGTTTGCAGCCAGGGAACTCCCTCATCTCCCCACCGCAGCTGGGCAGCTACTCCATGGAGAAGGAAACCCTTCCTATATCTGTCCCCCACTGATCTGAACTGCCTTCTGCAAGGTCCTCATTCACTGTCACATGCACTCTTCAGTGCCTGCTCATCAACCGTGAACACTGCTACATGCTCCCCAGCTAATCCATTTCTCCTACAGTAACTGCTGTGCCAGTGGTGTCCAGCAttcaccctgccctgctcctcacagccaGAGGAGCAACACAGACTCCCAGTTTAAAGTGCTGTGTTGTCCATCTATCTGACCTCTTGGTAACCAGACCTTTTCATCTTCCTACTGCTTGTTGCCCCATGTAGAGGCAGGAGCGTTGGCAGTTCATCTTAATCCTGATAGGGTTTCTTGATTGTGCCTCTCCCCAGTGGATCCTGCAAAAGCTTCCCAGGAGGCTTTTAAAGTCCAACAGGCTGTGTATCCCGTGCTTATGAATAGTTTGTCTACTTTTCTCACTGGGGCCCACAGTGTGGGATGGAAGTGATGAAAGGAGGAGATGTGAAGAGGTAGCAGAGGATGGCAACTGACTACCAAgcactttcttttccccatgaATTCAGCCTGCAGTCCTGGGTGTCTGAGTGCCTACGCTCAGGACAGCAAGCATGCATTCTAAGAGGATCCTTAGCTGTGAGGAGCACAACAGCTGTGTGGCATCGCTGGTAGCTCAGCTCCCGAGGCTGAGCCTGCAGGCATGGGCAGCTCAGCAACAGTATCCCACAATCAAAGAGGAAACAAGACAGTGGAAGGTTCACGGGGACAATCTTTCTCTGTCAGGGAGTTGATGACTCTACCAGTGGCTGAGAGTACAGCTGAATGTCTTTTGCTTGGTCATGTTTGCAGTCCTTTCCAAGTCTTCCTTTGCTGTCTGGCCTGGCTAGGACATGTCTCCTCACCTGATACTCTGTGATAGTTCTTACCCAAACTTGAGTGCCCTGCACTGCAGTTGTTCTGATGCCTGCCAGGCCTTCACTTCTCACATCGCCTTTGGATGACTTCGTCTCTCTCTTCCTCATAAAGTGGTTCTGTTCCTGTTATCCTCAAGTACTGCAGCTTGTTCTGCTTGCCAGTACAGGGATTTTGTCTTCTATCCCTGCACGCTTGTCCCCATGTCATCCCTTCACATCTCATGCCTTCTCTTAAGTGACCTATGAGACATTTTTCCATCACCCATCTAGCGCTTGTACCTGACCCTCCACGGGCTGCCTCCTTCAACACCTCCTGGCCTCAAGGAGGCATGTCTCCTTCTGCTGGGTCCCTCCTTCCCATTTATCAAAATTATTTGTGGATATAAATGCCTAGATATAAGCAAGGTTCTGGTATGAGAGTCTTCTTGGTGGCTGTAGCTTAGCAACAGCATTCATGGAGAAGTTCAAGGTGTGAGGACGGATATTTAGCAGAGCCTGCAGGAATAAAGCCAAAGTGGAGAGACCTTCATTCCACCCACCCCTGAACACTGCCGCTCCTCTAACCTACACACTCAGACAGGCCCACCCACAACTTTCCTCCAACAACTGATGCACAGAAGCAAGCATTTGTCCAACAGCAACACCTATGATCTCACTCTCAGCCGACTGTTCGCAGGAGTGCACACATCGCCATATTTACTGGCACGCCCACACAACCATATCTACACTTAAACACCCCACAATTACACCAACACCACACTTCCTGGGCTGCATCTGTGTACACTTACACACAGGCATAACTGCTTGTGGACATTTGTACACGTTTGTACACACCCCACAGCCACACACAGATCAGCATCAGTGCCCATCCCACCAGTCCTAAATCCTCCATCTCTGATTCTGTTCAGCCATTCTCATACATGTTACAGTCTAGTGACCAAACTGTTGTGCACAACCATCTTTGTACACATGCAGACACGTCATTTCTTCTCCGTCCTGAGCCAAATACTCTACTATTTCTCAAAAGATGAATCAGTTTCTGGTATTGCCCAGGCATCACAGCTCTCTTGCACATTGCAACCATAACTCTCACACAGAGGAGGTCCCCCAACCTCCCTCTGTACCCTGCCCCCATCCTTTAGTGATACGTACGTGCCTTGATTTCCTGTGTCAGCCAAAAGTTACTCCATACAGAGATCAACACGTCTCAAAGACATTGTGTATTCTCAGGAGAGCCAAATCTACAGCACCCTCTCCCCTAAACACACAGAATGGTCCTGCTCAATTGGCCTTTAAAGTccaaaagctttttgtttatttacagtAAGGCttaggaagaggaaaagggaacGGGCATTTCAGCTTGTAAGAAACCCTGCCTTCAACCCATGCCTTgttgtctccttctctgtggaaAACTCTGAAGACTGCAAGGTGCAAGAAAGGGATGTCTCATTTGCTCTTCCAAGCAAGACTCATCAGCCTGCCCAGAGTCCACGATAGCCCACGAAAGAAAGAGGAGGCTTTGAGCAGTCAGAATGGTCTCCAGCCACAACGAGCATGGGTAGGAAAATTGTCCCCAAGACTTACTAGAGAGCTAGAGAAGGGTCAGCCATTCATGCAACTGGCTGGTATTTCTTCACTGCAGAcatttttctgtcctgtttttCTCTTAGGGTAAACTGCTTCTCATGTTTATAAGGAAGATAATCAAGGCACTGGGATGCCTGCTTTTTGTGTATATGCTAGTTGAGAACTTCTTTGAGGTGCCACAGTCAGATGGAGACTGATGCCCTTGACAGTTGGGTGATCTAAGGATGGATCATGCAATCTAGGGCAGACTCTGCTCTCTCCACACTGTCAGTGCCCTCCTTGGTTGCAGTCCTTCCTTCAGTTGGTACCACACAAGCCTCAGGTGTCTTTTCTGAAGCTGAGAAAAATGCCTTGCTTTATCCACAAGTTCATGGAGCCCTCTTCATCTTTAAGCAGAGTTTTGGACTTTAATATTCCCTTGTATTGATGTCTTGAAGAGCACAGAGGGTGAAGGGGATCCCGTGTCCCAACATCTCTTTCCCCTGCACCATCCCTTTCATCATAAATAACTGACATGCAACTTGTTGCTCTTTTCACATCCCGCAGGTGCCTCAGGGAGTGGGTTTTGCTCattgctttctctttccccactgCTTAGAGGGTGCTCCTGCCTGTCATTACCATTCTGGGTGATCTTGCTGATCTCGCCTTCTTCCCCTTCATCATCAGTCTTGTCTGGGGGGCATGCTGGCACGTCCTGGCTCTGAACTCGGCGGGACGGCCTGAGGATGGCCCTCCGGAAGCCCTGCTTGAAGCGGTAGGAGAGGAAGCCATAGATGATGGGGTTGGCACAGCTGTTGGCATACGGCAGCACCACCACGAGGAAGTAGACACCAAAGAGGGACGGCTCCTCTGGCAGCGGGCAGACGACATTGATGATGTTGAGGACGTAGAAGGGGAGCCAGCAAAGGACGAAGACAGCCACAACAGCCACCACCATGCGGGTCACTCTGCGCTCTGAAAGCTTGTGCTTGGAGGACAGAGCCCTCACCCGCCTGCCAGAAGAACGAACCTTCACAACGATAAGCAGGTAGCAGAGACAAATGACCAGGAGCGGCCCAAAGAAGCCCAGGGTGGCAGTGTAGACGATGAAGCCAGCTCTCCACACCGAGGCCGGCTCTGGCCACTGGATGTGGCACGTGCTCATCCCTAAAGGGACGTCTGAGAAGATGACCACGGGCAGCACCACGATGGAAGACAGCACCCACACAGTTGCACTCACCACCTTGGCCACCCGTGCTGTCCGCCATTTGGAGGACTTCCCCGGGTGGACCACGGCCAGGTAGCGGTCAACGCTCATCACTGTCAGGCAGAAGATGCTGGTGAACTGGTTGATGGCATCCACAGCCATCACTAGGCGACACATGAAGGACCCAAACGGCCAGTAAGACAGGGCATTTTGTGCAGCCAAGAAGGGCAGGCCCAGCATGAAGAGCTCATCAGCGAGGGCCAGGTTGAAGATATAGACGTTGGTCA
Above is a window of Colius striatus isolate bColStr4 chromosome 1, bColStr4.1.hap1, whole genome shotgun sequence DNA encoding:
- the SSTR3 gene encoding somatostatin receptor type 3 codes for the protein MQPPLNQLITDPAGTLSTTFSSASAMDTPAFSLPTPAAVSEEGNASGSWADFTTPNSSTTASPGVVVSGVLIPLVYLIVCVVGLVGNSLVIYVVLRHSVSESVTNVYIFNLALADELFMLGLPFLAAQNALSYWPFGSFMCRLVMAVDAINQFTSIFCLTVMSVDRYLAVVHPGKSSKWRTARVAKVVSATVWVLSSIVVLPVVIFSDVPLGMSTCHIQWPEPASVWRAGFIVYTATLGFFGPLLVICLCYLLIVVKVRSSGRRVRALSSKHKLSERRVTRMVVAVVAVFVLCWLPFYVLNIINVVCPLPEEPSLFGVYFLVVVLPYANSCANPIIYGFLSYRFKQGFRRAILRPSRRVQSQDVPACPPDKTDDEGEEGEISKITQNGNDRQEHPLSSGERESNEQNPLPEAPAGCEKSNKLHVSYL